One segment of Fusobacterium russii ATCC 25533 DNA contains the following:
- a CDS encoding homoserine kinase, with protein sequence MGVYSELKNDEQKYIENSYQIKINRIEFINMGILNSNFLIFSENKKYVLRIFEADRTLEEEEQEIDLLEKISDIIPVPQIIKNKENQYITEYNNKKLSLFEHIDGEVLTVKNINQAIMREIAWYLGKLHKFSQNFDLDKFDRKSRIDLDFYLEEIKKSKIDFEEKEKIFSLAEELKKVDFENLPKGIIHSDIFPDNVILKEGHINGIIDFNEAHYGPFIYDLAIVINFWIRQKKYLSFQKENDMIRDFLNNYSRHRKIEREEIKLLNYACKKIALTFITLRFYKEKIEKISQVALEIEEKSYKSLMNLIE encoded by the coding sequence ATGGGAGTTTATTCGGAGCTGAAAAATGATGAGCAGAAATATATAGAGAATAGCTATCAGATAAAAATAAATAGAATAGAATTTATAAATATGGGTATATTAAATTCTAATTTTTTAATATTTAGTGAAAATAAAAAGTATGTATTAAGAATATTTGAAGCTGATAGAACTTTGGAGGAAGAAGAGCAGGAGATAGACTTACTGGAAAAAATTTCTGATATTATCCCGGTTCCTCAGATTATAAAAAACAAAGAAAATCAATATATAACAGAATATAATAATAAAAAGCTGTCTTTATTTGAACATATAGATGGGGAAGTTTTGACGGTTAAGAATATAAATCAAGCTATTATGAGAGAAATAGCTTGGTATTTAGGGAAACTACATAAATTTTCTCAAAATTTTGATTTGGATAAATTTGATAGAAAAAGTAGAATAGATTTAGATTTTTATTTAGAAGAAATAAAAAAATCTAAAATAGATTTTGAAGAAAAAGAAAAAATATTTTCGCTTGCAGAGGAGTTAAAAAAAGTAGATTTTGAAAATTTACCTAAAGGGATAATTCATTCCGATATTTTTCCTGATAATGTAATACTGAAAGAGGGTCATATAAATGGAATAATAGATTTTAATGAGGCACATTATGGACCATTTATTTATGATTTAGCAATAGTAATTAATTTTTGGATAAGGCAAAAGAAATATTTAAGTTTTCAAAAAGAAAATGATATGATAAGGGATTTTTTAAATAACTATTCAAGACATAGAAAAATTGAGAGAGAAGAAATAAAATTACTAAATTATGCCTGTAAAAAAATTGCCTTGACTTTTATAACACTTAGATTTTATAAAGAAAAAATTGAAAAAATCTCTCAAGTGGCATTAGAAATTGAAGAGAAGAGTTATAAATCACTTATGAATCTAATAGAATAA
- a CDS encoding TrmH family RNA methyltransferase, producing the protein MEIIKSKENKLIKDLKKLKQKKYRDSEEKFLAEGVKFLDYLQYIPEMIIIREDTLENNNYLDKISKFNVKKIFIDKKLFSELTSQESSQGILILYKKKKFDIKNLSDDIVILDDVSDPGNLGTIIRICDAADFKDLILTKNSVDAYNEKVIRASMGSILNINIIYMEREEILKTLKENKYHSFATYLDKNSLQYNKIEVKNKNAIILGNEARGVGKDFLKIAETKTIIPILGNAESLNVAVASALVLYKFRELQNYF; encoded by the coding sequence ATGGAAATTATAAAAAGTAAAGAGAATAAATTAATTAAAGACTTAAAAAAGTTAAAACAAAAAAAATATCGAGATAGTGAGGAAAAATTTTTAGCGGAAGGAGTAAAATTTTTAGATTATCTACAATATATTCCTGAAATGATAATTATAAGAGAGGATACTTTAGAAAATAATAATTATTTGGATAAAATATCAAAATTCAATGTAAAAAAAATATTTATTGACAAAAAATTATTTTCTGAATTGACTTCACAGGAAAGTTCACAGGGTATCTTAATTTTATATAAAAAGAAAAAATTTGATATTAAAAATTTATCTGATGATATAGTTATTTTAGATGATGTATCTGATCCGGGAAATTTAGGTACAATTATAAGAATTTGTGATGCAGCTGATTTTAAAGATTTAATACTGACAAAAAATTCAGTTGATGCGTATAATGAAAAAGTTATCCGTGCCTCAATGGGCTCTATTTTGAATATTAATATTATCTATATGGAAAGAGAAGAAATTCTAAAAACTTTAAAAGAAAATAAATACCATTCTTTCGCAACTTATTTGGACAAAAATTCTCTTCAATATAATAAAATTGAAGTAAAAAATAAAAATGCTATAATTTTAGGAAATGAAGCTAGAGGTGTGGGAAAGGATTTCTTAAAAATTGCTGAAACAAAAACTATTATACCTATTTTAGGAAATGCTGAATCTTTAAATGTGGCTGTTGCCTCAGCTTTAGTTTTGTATAAATTTAGAGAATTACAAAATTATTTTTAA